One window of Hoplias malabaricus isolate fHopMal1 chromosome 16, fHopMal1.hap1, whole genome shotgun sequence genomic DNA carries:
- the hp gene encoding haptoglobin, producing the protein MKWLSLALLVLGSMICLSEALSMDRIKEHFPGPRRRRMVGGIMATTPVPWQAMVFLSDNILDGGFAGGALIAPRWVLTAGRNLFVRKFQEHTKGKEPLIPKVYLGIFRRADASNATEVAVEKVFLHPGFQNTSDWDNDLALIQLKEPVTFSDSVFPIPLPERDENMAERAGEWGIISGWGWGALFTQAETLKFLYLRVVECQGQYSSKFTRNTPYVDNNMFCTEPGHSVENVCSGDAGGALAFLDHKSKRVYAGGILSFDKACNVMDKAVYMKVSAYLPWIHSVMRGDTDKFSSLRTSVMTEMFSRYV; encoded by the exons ATGAAGTG GCTCTCTTTGGCTCTCTTGGTCTTGGGCTCAATGATCTGCCTATCAGAGGCTCTCTCCATGGACAGGATCAAAGAGCACTTTCCAG GACCCAGGAGAAGGCGGATGGTGGGAGGAATTATGGCCACTACTCCTGTCCCCTGGCAGGCCATGGTGTTCCTCAGCGATAATATTCTGGATGGAGGCTTTGCTGGAGGAGCTCTGATCGCCCCTCGCTGGGTTCTGACTGCGGGCCGGAACCTCTTTGTCAGGAAGTTTCAGGAACACACCAAGGGAAAAGAGCCCCTCATCCCGAAAGTTTACCTTGGGATATTCAGACGAGCTGACGCTAGTAACGCTACTGAAGTGGCAGTGGAGAAG GTATTTCTGCACCCAGGCTTCCAGAACACTTCAGACTGGGACAATGACCTCGCCCTGATTCAGCTGAAGGAGCCAGTGACCTTCAGTGACAGTGTTTTCCCAATCCCACTGCCTGAGCGGGATGAGAACATGGCCGAAAGAGCGGGAGAGTGGGGGATCATCTCAGGATGGGGCTGGGGTGCACTTTTCACTCAGGCCGAGACGCTTAAGTTCCTCTACTTGCGTGTGGTCGAGTGTCAGGGACAGTACTCATCCAAATTCACGAGAAACACTCCATACGTAGACAACAATATGTTCTGCACTGAACCCGGCCATTCAGTGGAGAATGTTTGCTCTGGTGATGCAGGAGGAGCTCTGGCCTTCCTTGACCATAAAAGCAAGAGGGTCTATGCAGGTGGTATCCTGTCCTTTGACAAGGCGTGTAACGTGATGGACAAGGCTGTGTACATGAAGGTCTCGGCCTATCTGCCCTGGATCCACAGCGTCATGAGGGGCGACACTGACAAGTTCTCTTCTCTGCGTACTTCAGTCATGACTGAAATGTTTTCTAGATATGTGTAG
- the sult5a1 gene encoding sulfotransferase family 5A, member 1, whose amino-acid sequence MARLDVTETFHGISFPGHLHNQDSFRYALDFKFQDTDILIVTYPKSGTTWMQEIVTLVSNRGDASKAQNQPNWARAPWLEQYYCPEILKTSQGPRLLTTHLPYQLLASALRSSKAKVIYVARNPKDVVVSYYHFHKMANFLPNPGTFSEFLSAFKEGTVHYGSWFDHVKGWTSNAGNIHNFLYITYEEMWQNLRGSLEKVSRFLQCPLLEEEFISTEKNCSFSTMRESSMVNYKNIPQEIMDHSKGSFMRKGQIGDWVNIFSKQQSCSFDKFYESKMADSSLKFVWLKPEESSLLNSRQDTEILVRHAA is encoded by the exons atgGCTCGGCTAGATGTTACAGAGACCTTCCACGGCATCAGCTTCCCTGGACATCTCCACAATCAGGACAGCTTCCGATATGCTTTGGACTTCAAATTCCAGGACACAGACATTTTGATTGTGACCTATCCTAAATCAG GAACAACATGGATGCAGGAGATAGTCACTCTGGTGTCCAACAGGGGGGATGCGTCCAAGGCTCAGAATCAGCCAAACTGGGCGAGAGCCCCCTGGCTGGAGCAGTATTACTGTCCTGAAATCCTGAAGACTTCACAAGGGCCTCGTCTACTCACCACACATCTGCCCTATCAGCTACTGGCCAGTGCCCTTCGAAGCTCTAAGGCTAAG GTTATTTATGTAGCGAGAAACCCTAAAGATGTGGTTGTGTCCTATTACCATTTTCACAAGATGGCCAACTTCCTGCCCAATCCAGGcacattttcagagtttctgaGTGCTTTCAAAGAGGGGACAG TGCATTATGGGTCATGGTTTGATCATGTGAAAGGCTGGACCAGTAATGCCGGAAACATACACAACTTCCTTTACATCACATATGAAGAAATGTGGCAG AACTTGCGTGGCTCTCTGGAAAAAGTGAGTAGATTCCTGCAATGCCCCTTGCTGGAGGAGGAGTTCATCAGCACTGAGAAGAACTGCAGCTTCAGCACCATGAGAGAGAGCTCCATGGTCAACTACAAGAATATTCCCCAGGAGATCATGGACCACAGCAAGGGCTCATTCATGAGGAAAG GTCAAATTGGAGACTGGGTGAACATTTTCTCAAAACAGCAAAGTTGCAGCTTCGATAAATTTTACGAATCAAAGATGGCTGACTCTTCACTGAAGTTTGTTTGGTTGAAACCTGAGGAGAGTTCCCTTCTGAACTCCAGGCAAGACACAGAAATTCTGGTTCGCCATGCAGCTTGA
- the LOC136672066 gene encoding dipeptidase 1-like — protein MKCIRTLCLVLWSFVFSSTADEYRERALTLMADTPLIDGHNDLPWRLRLKFNNQLSSVDLYTLKDTHTNIPKIKEGRLAAQFWAAYVPCDTQYKDAVRQTLEQIDIIHRMCQKYPDDFMFAASSQDIMDAFGQNRTASLIGVEGGHSIDSSMGTLRTMYQLGVRYLTLTHSCNTPWADNWLVDDGTHPVEYNGLSDFGKRLILEMNRMGMLVDLAHVSEQVMNQVLDISKAPVIFSHSSACGICKHKRNVPDNVLLKVKEKKGIVMVNFYNDYVTCSNTADLSHVADHFDYIKKVAGASIVGFGGDYDGVSRVPTGLGDVSKYPDLVAELLRRNWTDDDVRDALGRNLLRVFKDVETVRDSLKNTAPDDEPIPLEQVQNSCRTDYGYREKSSAPGITARSQLHLASVLTLTSLFAKFL, from the exons ATGAAGTGCATCAGGACTCTATGCTTGGTCCTCTGGAGTTTTGTATTCTCCTCCACAGCAGATGAGTACAGGGAGCGAGCCCTGACATTGATGGCTGACACTCCACTCATAGATGG acacaatgaCCTGCCATGGCGGTTGAGGTTGAAATTCAACAACCAGCTCAGCTCTGTGGATCTGTACACTCTCAAAGACACCCACACCAACATCCCCAAAATCAAAGAGGGTCGCCTCGCAGCACAG TTCTGGGCTGCATATGTTCCATGTGACACTCAGTATAAAGACGCAGTCAGACAGACCTTGGAACAGATTGACATTATTCACCGAATGTGTCAGAAATATCCAGATGACTTCATGTTTGCTGCCAGTAGTCAAG ATATAATGGATGCCTTTGGTCAGAATAGGACTGCAAGTCTGATTGGGGTGGAAGGAGGACACTCCATTGACAGTAGCATGGGCACATTACGTACCATGTACCAGCTGGGGGTCCGTTACCTGAcgctcacacacagctgcaacACGCCCTG GGCAGATAACTGGCTGGTGGATGATGGCACACATCCTGTGGAGTACAATGGCCTGAGTGACTTTGGAAAG CGTCTGATTCTGGAGATGAACCGTATGGGCATGTTGGTGGACCTGGCTCACGTGTCCGAACAGGTGATGAACCAAGTTCTAGACATCTCCAAAGCCCCAGTCATCTTCAGCCACTCTTCTGCCTGCGGCATCTGCAAACACAAGAGGAATGTTCCAGACAATGTCCTGTTAAAAGTG aaagaaaagaaagggatTGTAATGGTTAACTTCTACAATGACTATGTCACTTGCAGTAACACAGCAGACCTTTCACATGTTGCTG ATCACTTTGACTACATCAAGAAAGTGGCTGGTGCTAGCATAGTGGGATTTGGTGGGGATTATGATGGTGTGTCCAG GGTCCCAACTGGACTGGGTGATGTCTCAAAGTATCCGGACCTTGTGGCTGAACTGCTGAGACGTAACTGGACGGATGATGACGTCAGAGATGCACTGGGGAGGAATCTGCTCAGAGTCTTTAAAGATGTGGAGACG GTTAGAGACTCACTGAAAAATACAGCTCCAGATGATGAGCCCATTCCTCTGGAACAGGTCCAAAACTCCTGCAGGACAGATTATGGTTACCGAGAGAAGTCCAGTGCTCCAGGGATTACAGCACGCAGCCAGCTACATTTAGCCTCTGTTCTGACCTTGACCTCACTGTTTGCCAAGTTCCTTTAA